The Pirellulales bacterium genome includes a window with the following:
- a CDS encoding alkaline phosphatase: MGLKRRCFHLALATLATCAATAHADDFVKQMQAEAMSTGHATWGHWGADPAKYTAWAQHSNRLIPIYTFGLTLDAVRGEHSPYRDAARIEKLYGYLPDGTLNPAAEYFDQTDVYHLQKQAIAAGKKRVIVMVFDGMDWQTTRNAAIYYSGRVAYNEGRGTGLAFQDYRGVTTDYGYFVTSPHNEGTLADVNAQTLLNPGGKLRGGYDAMLAGDAPWSTPSDVEYAISKSAARMHAFTDSSSSATSLFAGIKTANDAVNTDAAGKPVEPLAWELQRDGWAIGVVTSVPISHATPAATYAINVNRDDFQDLTRDLIGRPSISHPNEPLAGVDVLLGGGWGEIKLVDAAQGDNFVAGNQYLAADDLAAVDHANGGRYTVVQRTSGVPGNRALADAARQSLVEGTRLLGLFGVRYGHLPFRTADGNYDPVPGTKRQKEQYSDADKTENPDLATMAVAALDVLAADAEGFWLMVEAGDVDWANHDDNIDNSIGAVYSGDKAFRAVTSWIETHGGWDDTALIVTADHGHYFFLTQPEALLGPNAPSANP; encoded by the coding sequence ATGGGATTGAAGAGACGCTGTTTTCACCTGGCCCTGGCAACTCTGGCCACTTGCGCCGCGACGGCGCACGCCGATGATTTCGTCAAGCAAATGCAGGCCGAGGCCATGTCGACCGGACACGCAACCTGGGGACATTGGGGCGCCGATCCGGCGAAGTACACCGCCTGGGCCCAGCACAGCAACCGCTTGATCCCGATCTATACGTTCGGTCTCACGCTCGACGCGGTGCGCGGCGAGCATAGCCCGTATCGCGATGCGGCGCGGATCGAAAAGCTGTACGGCTACCTGCCCGACGGCACGCTCAACCCGGCGGCCGAATACTTCGACCAGACCGACGTCTATCACCTGCAGAAGCAAGCCATCGCGGCGGGCAAGAAGCGCGTGATCGTGATGGTGTTTGACGGCATGGATTGGCAAACGACGCGCAACGCGGCCATCTACTACTCGGGCCGCGTGGCCTACAACGAAGGGCGCGGCACCGGGTTGGCCTTTCAGGACTATCGCGGCGTGACGACCGATTACGGCTACTTCGTCACCAGCCCTCACAACGAAGGGACGCTGGCCGACGTGAACGCGCAAACGCTGCTCAACCCGGGCGGCAAGCTGCGCGGCGGATACGACGCGATGCTCGCGGGCGACGCTCCCTGGTCGACGCCGAGCGACGTCGAATATGCGATCTCCAAGAGCGCGGCGCGGATGCACGCTTTCACCGACTCGTCGTCTTCGGCCACGAGCCTGTTTGCAGGCATCAAGACGGCGAACGACGCCGTGAACACCGACGCGGCGGGCAAGCCGGTTGAACCGTTGGCGTGGGAGCTGCAGCGCGACGGCTGGGCGATTGGCGTCGTGACCAGCGTGCCGATCAGCCATGCCACGCCCGCCGCGACCTATGCGATCAACGTGAATCGCGACGACTTCCAGGACTTGACCCGTGACCTGATCGGTCGGCCGTCAATCAGCCATCCCAACGAGCCGCTCGCGGGAGTGGACGTGCTGCTGGGCGGCGGCTGGGGCGAGATCAAGCTGGTTGACGCGGCGCAGGGCGACAATTTCGTCGCCGGCAATCAATATCTCGCGGCCGATGACCTGGCGGCGGTCGATCATGCCAACGGCGGGCGCTACACGGTCGTCCAGCGCACCTCGGGCGTGCCGGGCAATCGGGCCCTGGCCGACGCGGCGCGGCAATCGCTGGTCGAGGGCACCAGGCTCCTGGGCTTGTTTGGCGTCCGCTACGGCCACTTGCCGTTCCGTACGGCCGACGGCAATTACGATCCCGTGCCGGGTACCAAGCGGCAAAAGGAACAATACAGCGACGCCGACAAAACCGAGAACCCCGACCTGGCCACGATGGCCGTCGCGGCGCTCGACGTGCTGGCTGCCGATGCGGAAGGCTTCTGGCTGATGGTCGAGGCCGGTGACGTCGATTGGGCCAACCACGACGACAACATCGACAATTCGATCGGCGCGGTGTACAGCGGCGACAAAGCGTTCCGCGCCGTCACCTCGTGGATCGAAACGCACGGCGGCTGGGACGACACCGCCCTGATCGTCACGGCCGACCACGGGCACTATTTCTTTCTCACCCAGCCCGAGGCCTTGCTTGGACCGAACGCGCCGAGCGCGAATCCGTGA
- a CDS encoding RNA polymerase sigma-70 factor, which translates to MSSAAEIPVERARLLSLAYRMLGSRADAEDAVQEAFVRWQSQDRRQIQSPGAFLATVTTRICIDRLRSAQVQRETYPGACWLPEPWIDTADWPEQRAELAESLSLAFLHLLESVSPTERAAFLLHDVFGYGFREIAAILELEEANCRQLAARAREHVRSRRPRFEVDPQRRDELATAFMTACQRGDLEGLVQMLASDAAVYTDSGGKAVAAQVVLRGALKIGRFLLGVMKKAAPGTVYTPTTINGQPGILVLSGGRVDSAMMLDIGAHSIQGIYAVRNPDKLQHVARKG; encoded by the coding sequence ATGTCGTCTGCCGCTGAGATTCCCGTCGAACGCGCGCGGTTACTGAGCCTGGCCTACCGCATGCTCGGTTCGCGCGCCGACGCCGAGGACGCCGTGCAAGAGGCCTTCGTGCGCTGGCAGTCCCAGGATCGCCGGCAGATTCAATCCCCCGGCGCCTTCCTGGCGACAGTCACCACGCGGATTTGCATCGATCGACTGCGCTCGGCGCAGGTGCAGCGCGAGACCTATCCCGGAGCCTGCTGGTTGCCCGAACCTTGGATCGACACTGCCGACTGGCCCGAACAGCGCGCCGAATTGGCCGAATCGCTGTCGCTGGCGTTCTTGCACTTGCTCGAGAGCGTGTCGCCGACCGAGCGGGCCGCCTTCTTGTTGCACGACGTGTTCGGCTACGGGTTTCGCGAGATCGCCGCAATCCTCGAGCTCGAGGAGGCCAACTGCCGGCAGCTTGCCGCGCGGGCCCGCGAGCATGTGCGCAGCCGGCGGCCCCGCTTCGAGGTCGATCCGCAGCGGCGCGACGAGTTGGCCACGGCCTTTATGACGGCCTGCCAGCGAGGCGACCTCGAGGGGCTCGTGCAGATGCTGGCCAGCGACGCGGCCGTGTATACCGACAGCGGAGGCAAAGCGGTCGCGGCGCAGGTCGTCCTGCGCGGTGCGCTGAAGATTGGTCGATTTCTGCTGGGCGTAATGAAAAAGGCCGCGCCGGGTACGGTCTACACCCCCACCACGATCAATGGGCAACCCGGCATCCTCGTGCTGAGCGGCGGCCGGGTCGACTCGGCAATGATGCTCGACATCGGCGCCCACTCGATCCAGGGCATTTACGCGGTCCGCAATCCGGACAAGCTGCAGCACGTCGCGCGCAAGGGATAA
- a CDS encoding HDOD domain-containing protein — MTDTLQSLDGLVQRAGTLYTLPAVAVEVLELTCRAEVDTLQLKATIERDPALVSKILRVVNSSLFGLSQPVRDLGQAITLLGIKPLKLLVLGFSLPDNLFTNVAGELLSDYWRRALIKAVAARELGQSVWRAHGDEAFLVGLLQDLGLLVLIQEIGQPYIEFLATVRQRGGNLLQLERELVGFDHTQLSRQLLAHWKLPEVLLRGIELPTSIETVLAWPAAEAALPQIVYLAELMVRVLVDQRPGALDELLDAGARFRQDLHCGQLERVAATIQEKVGQLAGVFSLEMPTGVDYRDVLARAHTQLVSAATDAAGDLLRARQAADREQTAGLKLLDEMQSLSAAVARITHKAPPRPLAAPEASFAPAVERPALATVTRSRLPRAANLSGETAVIGQLTAAAAACRAARCPLSLLLVEIDQYAALAFAYGIEQCQAWQSMLEEVCQGLDVSQCVVLAARDARLAVVLPGVERRGATEIAGAIARTVRNFAQLDAGKPAVTVSIGAAAVSIISKNFRPADLWEKADRCLYGAQAAGGDSAKSIEIY; from the coding sequence ATGACCGACACCTTGCAATCGCTCGACGGCCTGGTGCAACGCGCCGGGACGCTCTACACCTTGCCGGCCGTGGCCGTCGAGGTGCTCGAACTGACGTGTCGCGCCGAAGTCGACACCTTGCAGCTCAAGGCGACGATCGAACGCGATCCGGCCTTGGTAAGCAAGATCCTGCGCGTCGTGAACAGTTCGCTGTTTGGCCTCAGCCAGCCGGTGCGCGATCTCGGTCAGGCGATCACCCTGTTGGGCATCAAGCCGCTCAAGCTGCTGGTGCTCGGCTTCAGTCTGCCCGACAACCTGTTCACGAACGTGGCCGGCGAGTTGCTCAGCGACTACTGGCGGCGAGCCTTGATCAAGGCCGTCGCGGCCCGCGAGTTGGGCCAGTCCGTATGGCGTGCCCACGGCGACGAGGCCTTTCTCGTCGGCCTGTTGCAAGACCTAGGGCTGCTCGTGCTGATTCAGGAAATCGGCCAGCCCTACATCGAGTTCTTGGCGACCGTGCGCCAGCGTGGCGGCAACCTGCTCCAGTTGGAGCGCGAGCTGGTGGGCTTCGATCACACGCAGCTCAGCCGACAATTGCTGGCCCATTGGAAACTGCCCGAGGTGCTGTTGCGCGGGATCGAGCTGCCCACGAGCATCGAGACCGTGCTGGCCTGGCCCGCGGCCGAGGCGGCGCTGCCGCAAATCGTCTACCTGGCCGAGCTCATGGTGCGCGTGCTGGTCGACCAGCGGCCCGGGGCCCTCGACGAGCTCTTGGACGCCGGCGCGCGATTCCGGCAAGACTTGCATTGCGGCCAACTCGAACGGGTCGCAGCCACGATTCAGGAAAAAGTCGGGCAACTGGCCGGCGTGTTCTCGCTCGAGATGCCGACAGGCGTCGACTATCGCGACGTGCTCGCCCGGGCACATACCCAGTTGGTCTCGGCGGCGACCGATGCGGCCGGCGACCTGCTCCGCGCGCGGCAAGCGGCCGATCGCGAACAAACGGCCGGGTTAAAACTGCTCGACGAAATGCAATCGTTGTCGGCGGCCGTGGCCCGGATCACGCACAAGGCGCCGCCCCGACCGCTCGCTGCGCCAGAGGCTTCTTTCGCGCCGGCGGTCGAACGCCCTGCCCTGGCGACCGTCACGAGATCGCGCCTGCCGCGTGCTGCGAACCTTTCGGGCGAGACCGCCGTGATCGGCCAGTTGACCGCGGCGGCCGCCGCCTGCCGTGCCGCGCGTTGCCCCTTGAGTTTGCTGCTGGTCGAAATCGACCAGTATGCCGCGCTGGCGTTTGCCTATGGGATCGAGCAATGCCAGGCCTGGCAGTCGATGCTTGAAGAAGTCTGTCAGGGCCTCGACGTATCGCAATGCGTAGTGCTGGCGGCGCGCGATGCTCGGCTGGCGGTCGTGTTGCCCGGCGTCGAACGGCGCGGCGCGACCGAGATCGCCGGCGCGATTGCCCGCACGGTGCGCAATTTCGCCCAGCTCGATGCGGGCAAGCCGGCCGTGACGGTCAGCATCGGGGCCGCAGCGGTTTCGATTATCTCCAAGAATTTCCGGCCGGCCGATCTATGGGAAAAGGCCGACCGCTGCCTGTACGGCGCGCAGGCCGCCGGCGGCGACAGCGCCAAGAGCATCGAAATCTACTGA
- a CDS encoding carbohydrate ABC transporter permease: MNKPPWYAHLVLGTLAACFAAPLAWLLLASFKTPEQMLAEPYAWWPDPWRPANYRDALTSMPYLTYLRNSLVLCVGCVLGTLAACAPAAYAFARLRFPGRDVLFGLLVVTMLLPWHVTMIPRFVLLRCLGLYDTPWAIILPTFLGDAFFIFLLRQFFRAIPEELSEAARLDGCSEPGIFWRIVLPLARPALATVALWQFVATWNDFSSPLLLLNDPRRLPLAYGLEQFTSSYSSQTHLLLAAAAMFTLPVVIVFLLAQRAFIAGLATSGIKG, translated from the coding sequence ATGAATAAGCCCCCGTGGTACGCACATCTGGTCCTGGGCACCTTGGCGGCGTGCTTTGCAGCGCCGCTGGCGTGGCTGCTGTTGGCCTCGTTCAAGACGCCCGAACAGATGCTGGCCGAGCCCTACGCCTGGTGGCCCGATCCCTGGCGGCCGGCCAACTATCGCGACGCACTGACCTCGATGCCCTATCTGACCTACCTGCGCAATTCGCTCGTGCTCTGCGTGGGCTGTGTGTTGGGCACCCTCGCGGCGTGCGCCCCGGCGGCATACGCATTTGCCCGCCTGCGGTTTCCCGGACGCGACGTGCTGTTCGGATTGCTGGTCGTCACCATGCTGCTGCCCTGGCATGTGACGATGATCCCGCGGTTTGTGTTGCTGCGCTGCTTGGGGCTGTACGACACGCCGTGGGCCATCATCCTGCCGACCTTTCTCGGCGATGCGTTTTTTATTTTTTTGTTGCGGCAATTCTTTCGCGCGATCCCCGAGGAGCTGTCCGAAGCAGCGCGGCTCGATGGTTGCAGCGAACCGGGGATCTTCTGGCGCATCGTCTTGCCGTTGGCGCGTCCGGCGCTGGCCACCGTGGCACTGTGGCAGTTCGTCGCCACGTGGAACGACTTCAGCAGCCCGCTGCTGCTTCTGAACGACCCGCGCAGGTTGCCCCTGGCCTATGGCCTCGAGCAGTTCACCAGCAGCTATTCGAGTCAGACTCACCTGCTGTTGGCGGCGGCCGCAATGTTCACACTGCCGGTGGTAATCGTGTTTCTGCTCGCGCAGCGGGCCTTCATCGCGGGGCTGGCCACCAGCGGTATCAAGGGCTGA
- a CDS encoding extracellular solute-binding protein, whose translation MSPRLLRGVAWALLAVGLGVPAAWSALEDRPAVPPGRSEVVFWHFWGGKERAVVEQIVARFNAAQPCYLVRAVAVPGNNLDLKFFLSVAGGDPPDVLNQDDPIVADWAERGALVPLDEIAGAQVTAQLDDWLFPAARELAVYRGRYYALCNGLDIRALYYDAELLTQLGEQPPQTIDQLDALAARIAPPERPGLPPRMGFLPDPRRLWAWGIVFGGRFYDPVEQRVTADDPRIVRALEWMASYSRRYGADRVAAFRQGDQAFSGSSFPLLEGRYGLLMDGQWRVAEIEAVVRAAETAGKTAPRIGVVPLPAPNDGCTSAGWVNGNFFVVPRGARNPQGAWAFMQFWSGFGGHEAAAAETCVAGGWIPASPQVVKQPVLARYQSEHPLFAAFIEQAASDAQVPTPSIPGAATLLLEVNRAAEDALYRGADPRRVLAEVSRRAQLRVDEVRRAHE comes from the coding sequence ATGAGCCCACGGCTGCTGCGCGGCGTCGCTTGGGCCCTGTTGGCCGTCGGTCTCGGCGTGCCGGCCGCATGGAGCGCGCTCGAAGATCGTCCGGCCGTGCCACCGGGGCGCAGCGAGGTCGTGTTCTGGCATTTCTGGGGCGGCAAGGAGCGCGCTGTCGTCGAGCAGATCGTCGCAAGGTTCAATGCCGCGCAGCCGTGCTACCTGGTCCGCGCCGTGGCGGTGCCGGGCAACAATCTCGACCTGAAATTCTTTCTCAGCGTCGCCGGCGGCGATCCGCCCGACGTGCTCAACCAGGACGACCCGATCGTCGCCGATTGGGCCGAGCGCGGCGCCTTGGTGCCCTTGGACGAAATCGCCGGAGCGCAGGTCACCGCGCAGCTCGACGACTGGTTGTTTCCCGCGGCCCGGGAACTGGCCGTTTACCGCGGGCGCTACTATGCACTGTGCAACGGGCTCGACATCCGCGCGCTGTATTACGACGCCGAGCTGCTGACGCAGCTCGGCGAACAGCCCCCCCAGACGATCGATCAGCTCGACGCGCTGGCCGCGCGCATCGCCCCGCCCGAGCGGCCGGGCTTGCCCCCGCGGATGGGCTTTCTGCCCGATCCGCGCCGGCTCTGGGCCTGGGGAATCGTCTTCGGCGGACGCTTCTACGATCCGGTCGAGCAGCGGGTGACGGCCGACGACCCGCGGATCGTGCGGGCCCTCGAGTGGATGGCCTCGTACAGCCGCCGGTACGGCGCCGACCGCGTGGCCGCGTTCCGCCAGGGCGATCAGGCCTTCAGCGGCTCGTCGTTTCCGTTGCTCGAAGGACGTTATGGCCTGTTAATGGACGGCCAATGGCGCGTGGCCGAAATCGAAGCCGTGGTCCGTGCGGCCGAGACCGCCGGCAAGACTGCACCGAGGATCGGCGTGGTCCCGTTGCCGGCGCCCAACGACGGGTGCACGAGCGCCGGCTGGGTCAACGGCAACTTTTTCGTCGTGCCGCGCGGCGCGCGCAATCCACAAGGCGCGTGGGCCTTTATGCAGTTCTGGTCGGGCTTCGGCGGGCACGAGGCGGCCGCGGCCGAGACGTGCGTGGCCGGCGGGTGGATTCCGGCGTCGCCGCAAGTGGTCAAGCAGCCGGTGCTGGCCAGGTATCAGAGCGAACATCCGCTGTTTGCGGCGTTCATCGAACAAGCGGCCAGCGACGCGCAAGTGCCGACACCTTCGATCCCCGGCGCGGCGACGCTGCTGTTGGAAGTCAATCGCGCGGCGGAAGACGCACTGTATCGCGGCGCCGATCCCCGGCGCGTGCTGGCCGAGGTGTCGCGCAGAGCGCAGTTGCGCGTCGATGAGGTGCGCCGTGCGCATGAATAA
- a CDS encoding site-2 protease family protein, whose translation MSIPPHIASSSQSAAPTDRVHPSPLHPASGVHGPGPVRNPYEGLSLEEVLGERRQPPRRWGLALALFLATCYTTWAVGGQVYMFGVMGILLTHELGHFLQAVRYGVPASPPFFIPFPSLIGTMGAVIVQYDHQGNRKQLFDIGLSGPIAGLIVAIPIAAWGIMIARPVEAGHAALATLHFGDPLLITWLTAWLRPELPYGQELWMNPQLQAGWFGLVLTGLNMMPLGQLDGGHVSYALFSRRAHLLARGVLMAAIVAMVVSNNYSYSLMVMLVLLMGVDHPPTANDELPLGWTRTVIGLASFLIPVLCFTPVLISEA comes from the coding sequence ATGAGCATTCCTCCGCACATTGCCAGCTCGAGCCAGTCGGCCGCGCCGACCGATCGCGTGCACCCGTCGCCGTTGCATCCGGCCAGCGGTGTGCATGGCCCAGGGCCTGTTCGCAATCCCTACGAGGGCCTGTCCCTCGAAGAGGTGCTCGGCGAGCGCCGGCAGCCGCCGCGCCGCTGGGGGCTGGCCTTGGCCTTGTTCCTGGCCACCTGCTACACGACCTGGGCCGTGGGCGGCCAGGTGTACATGTTCGGCGTGATGGGCATCCTGCTGACGCACGAGCTGGGCCACTTTTTACAGGCCGTGCGCTACGGTGTACCGGCCAGCCCGCCGTTCTTCATCCCGTTTCCGTCGTTGATCGGCACGATGGGCGCGGTGATCGTGCAATACGACCACCAGGGTAACCGCAAACAACTGTTCGATATCGGGCTCAGCGGTCCGATTGCCGGGTTGATCGTCGCGATCCCGATTGCCGCCTGGGGCATCATGATTGCCCGGCCAGTCGAGGCAGGGCATGCCGCCCTGGCCACGCTTCATTTTGGCGATCCGCTCTTGATCACCTGGCTCACTGCCTGGCTCCGTCCCGAATTGCCCTACGGTCAGGAGCTGTGGATGAATCCGCAATTGCAGGCCGGATGGTTCGGCCTCGTGCTGACGGGTCTGAACATGATGCCGCTCGGCCAGCTGGACGGCGGTCACGTGAGTTATGCCCTGTTTAGCCGCCGCGCGCACCTTCTGGCCCGGGGCGTGCTGATGGCGGCGATCGTCGCGATGGTGGTGTCGAACAACTATTCGTATTCGTTGATGGTGATGCTCGTGCTGTTGATGGGCGTCGACCATCCGCCCACGGCCAACGACGAGCTGCCGCTCGGCTGGACGCGCACCGTGATCGGACTGGCAAGCTTCCTGATCCCGGTTCTCTGCTTTACGCCGGTGCTGATCAGCGAGGCGTAG
- a CDS encoding penicillin acylase family protein produces the protein MKPLKVKNPRRPFTAARDENGVPHIEARTWTDALYALGYLHAIDRPTQMLFARAVASGRSAEMIADKPQLLETDRFFRRAGLDVWLDREIDRLDDRVFVQITAYCQGVNDGLKSSRRSLPMWAVGFERQPWTQQSVLLICNLLAFGGLVVGQLQNERLLLELAQTRIMPERLRELFAPLFDDADFDLLRQVKISNRLSDEALELITDLPRLAGSNAWAVAPTRSRTGGALLASDPHLEVNRLPAIWYEAVLRFGGRYVLGATLPGSPLVAVGRTPELSWGVTYFKGDNSDYFIEDCRPGETADAPPLYRRGERWLPFDVRKETIFRKGQAHETMPVFFNDLGTLDADPQAEGPGLYLSTAWTGHQEGVGAGLGVWLDLVSCPTVRDAMDLVRECPQPTLSWVLADREGHIGRQASGCFPLRAEGHNGMLPVPAWDPCNHWQGLIPTHLLPGEYDPPSGFVSSANEACNPPDMQPLVTLPVPDYRKRRIDTRLTELTSATIDDMQQLQYDVVSTQAQDMVALFLPHLPEGDLKNRLANWDCSYTPNSYEATLFSRFYREVLLQIFGTDHDSGGIGWRRMLYLSTRVGFSSMVITLIDRLLHQEHSHWWEGHDKGELIRKAAEGFSIEPEQPWAVTNAFCFTNRFFETKFVGRALGFHTAEMPMPGCFATPFQGHLLRSATRETTFAPSYHFVTDMSRQEAWTNVPGGTSESRFSRWYKNDIARWASGRYKLLSPE, from the coding sequence ATGAAACCCCTGAAGGTCAAGAATCCGCGAAGGCCGTTCACGGCGGCGCGCGACGAAAACGGCGTACCGCACATCGAGGCCCGCACCTGGACCGACGCCCTGTACGCGCTCGGCTATTTGCACGCGATCGATCGCCCGACGCAGATGCTGTTTGCCCGTGCCGTGGCGAGCGGGCGCTCGGCCGAGATGATCGCCGACAAGCCGCAGTTACTCGAAACCGATCGGTTCTTTCGCCGCGCGGGCCTCGACGTGTGGCTCGATCGCGAGATCGATCGGCTCGACGACCGCGTGTTCGTCCAGATCACAGCCTATTGCCAGGGCGTGAACGATGGCCTGAAATCGTCGCGCCGGTCGCTGCCCATGTGGGCCGTCGGTTTCGAGCGTCAGCCGTGGACCCAGCAATCGGTGCTGCTGATCTGCAACTTGCTGGCCTTCGGAGGGCTCGTCGTCGGCCAGTTGCAGAACGAGCGGCTGCTGCTGGAACTGGCACAAACGCGCATCATGCCCGAGCGTTTGCGCGAATTGTTCGCACCGCTGTTCGACGATGCCGACTTCGACCTGCTGCGGCAGGTGAAGATCAGCAACCGGTTGTCCGACGAAGCGCTCGAGCTGATTACCGACCTGCCACGCCTGGCCGGCAGCAATGCCTGGGCCGTAGCGCCGACGCGCAGTCGCACGGGCGGCGCCCTGTTGGCCTCGGACCCGCACTTGGAAGTCAATCGCCTGCCGGCCATCTGGTACGAGGCTGTGCTGCGGTTTGGCGGGCGCTATGTGCTGGGCGCGACGTTGCCGGGCAGCCCGTTGGTGGCCGTGGGCCGCACGCCCGAGCTGTCTTGGGGCGTGACCTACTTCAAGGGCGACAACTCGGACTACTTCATCGAGGATTGTCGCCCAGGCGAAACAGCCGACGCGCCCCCGCTGTACCGTCGCGGCGAGCGGTGGCTCCCCTTCGACGTCCGCAAAGAGACGATCTTCCGTAAGGGGCAGGCCCACGAAACCATGCCGGTCTTCTTCAACGACCTCGGCACGCTCGACGCCGATCCCCAGGCCGAAGGTCCAGGCCTCTACCTTTCGACGGCTTGGACCGGGCACCAGGAAGGCGTCGGCGCGGGGCTCGGCGTGTGGCTCGATCTGGTGAGCTGCCCCACGGTGCGCGACGCGATGGATCTCGTGCGCGAGTGCCCCCAACCGACGTTGTCTTGGGTGCTGGCCGATCGCGAGGGGCACATCGGGCGTCAAGCGAGCGGTTGCTTTCCGCTGCGAGCGGAAGGTCACAACGGCATGCTTCCGGTTCCGGCCTGGGATCCTTGCAATCACTGGCAAGGACTCATCCCGACGCATCTGCTGCCGGGCGAATACGACCCGCCGAGCGGGTTCGTCTCGTCGGCCAACGAGGCCTGCAATCCGCCGGACATGCAGCCGCTGGTCACGTTGCCGGTGCCCGATTATCGCAAGCGTCGGATCGACACGCGGCTCACGGAATTGACCTCGGCGACGATCGACGACATGCAGCAATTGCAATACGACGTCGTCAGCACGCAGGCCCAAGACATGGTGGCCCTGTTCCTGCCGCACCTGCCCGAGGGCGATTTGAAGAACCGCCTGGCGAACTGGGATTGCAGCTATACGCCCAACAGTTACGAGGCGACGCTGTTTTCCCGGTTCTATCGCGAGGTGCTGCTCCAAATCTTCGGCACCGATCACGACAGCGGCGGCATCGGTTGGCGGCGGATGTTGTATCTCAGCACCCGCGTCGGCTTTTCCAGCATGGTGATCACGCTGATCGACCGCTTGTTGCACCAGGAGCATTCGCACTGGTGGGAAGGGCACGACAAGGGCGAGCTGATCCGCAAGGCGGCCGAAGGTTTCTCGATCGAGCCCGAGCAGCCGTGGGCCGTGACCAACGCATTTTGTTTCACCAACCGGTTCTTCGAGACGAAGTTCGTCGGCCGGGCGCTCGGTTTTCACACGGCCGAGATGCCCATGCCTGGTTGCTTCGCGACTCCGTTCCAGGGGCATCTGCTGCGTTCCGCGACGCGCGAAACGACGTTCGCCCCCAGCTACCACTTCGTGACGGACATGAGCCGCCAGGAAGCGTGGACGAATGTCCCCGGCGGCACGAGCGAAAGCCGGTTCTCGCGCTGGTACAAGAACGATATCGCGCGCTGGGCGTCGGGCCGGTACAAGCTGCTTTCGCCCGAGTGA
- a CDS encoding sugar ABC transporter permease has product MAQFPRQSRRELGTAAWFLAPWFIGFLALVAYPFLATLWWSLCRYDLLSQPRFVGLDNYRRLWGELGPGGRFGEALWNTAYFAALSVPLSIILGVGLATLLTWNVRGRSVYRALFYLPSVVPLVAASLLWMALLDPRDGLVNHLLGSVGLGGAGWFTSPRTAAWPGDWLRGTWGFGSKDALVLMSVWGLGNFLAVYLAALADVPAELHEAAALDGAGPLRRFRHVTLPLLTPVIFFNLIMGLIHAVQAFTQVYLVSQGQGSPAGSLSLLSLHLFQSAFRELDMGYASAMAWTVLVVVVLLTALLFRGSRRWVFYSGAAR; this is encoded by the coding sequence ATGGCGCAATTTCCCCGGCAATCGCGACGCGAACTTGGCACGGCGGCCTGGTTTTTGGCGCCCTGGTTCATCGGTTTCCTGGCGCTGGTTGCGTATCCATTTCTGGCGACGCTGTGGTGGAGTCTGTGCCGCTACGACCTGCTGTCGCAGCCGCGGTTCGTGGGCCTGGACAATTACCGCCGGCTGTGGGGTGAACTCGGCCCCGGCGGGCGGTTTGGCGAGGCCCTTTGGAACACGGCTTACTTTGCGGCACTTTCCGTGCCGCTTTCGATCATCTTGGGAGTCGGGCTGGCGACGTTGCTCACCTGGAACGTACGCGGACGCAGCGTCTACCGGGCGTTGTTCTATTTGCCGAGCGTCGTGCCGCTGGTGGCGGCCAGCCTACTGTGGATGGCCCTGCTCGATCCCCGTGATGGTCTGGTCAATCATCTGCTGGGGAGCGTCGGCCTGGGCGGGGCCGGCTGGTTCACCAGCCCGCGCACAGCCGCCTGGCCGGGCGACTGGCTGCGCGGTACCTGGGGCTTCGGTTCGAAAGACGCCCTGGTGCTGATGAGCGTCTGGGGGCTGGGCAATTTCCTGGCCGTCTACCTGGCGGCGCTGGCCGACGTGCCGGCCGAGCTGCACGAGGCCGCAGCACTCGACGGCGCGGGGCCGCTCCGCCGGTTTCGGCACGTCACGCTGCCGCTGCTGACGCCGGTCATCTTTTTCAACCTGATCATGGGCCTGATCCATGCCGTGCAGGCGTTCACGCAGGTCTATCTGGTGAGCCAAGGGCAAGGTTCGCCGGCCGGATCGCTGTCGCTGTTGTCGCTGCACCTGTTTCAAAGCGCGTTTCGCGAGCTCGACATGGGCTACGCGTCGGCGATGGCCTGGACGGTGCTCGTCGTGGTCGTGCTGCTGACCGCGCTGTTGTTCCGCGGCTCGCGGCGCTGGGTCTTCTACTCGGGAGCCGCGCGATGA